A genomic window from Osmia bicornis bicornis chromosome 4, iOsmBic2.1, whole genome shotgun sequence includes:
- the LOC114874325 gene encoding eukaryotic translation initiation factor 3 subunit E — protein sequence MAKFDLTSRIGQYLDRHLVFPLLEFLSAKQIYDEDELLQAKLDILSKTNMIDYTIDIRKQLYPNLEVPEELKARRADVLQELGYLQNNVSVVVALMNNEEVMKKMENMRDSKALNNYLTQESDFRVEMMDSFVKLAKYRYECGNYSVSTSYLYFYMLIMSPTDKNYLNVLWGKLASEILVQNWETALEDVNKLREYIDSNVIGNSLQVLQQRTWLIHWSLFVFFNHVKGRDLIIEMFLYRPHYLNAIQTMCPHILRYLAAAVIVNRSRRSILKDLVKVIQQESYTYRDPITEFLEHLYVNFDFDGARQKLQECQTVVFNDFFLIALLSEFVENARLMIFETFCRIHQCISIGMLAEKLNMKADVAECWIVNLIRNARLDAKIDSKLGHVVMGGQPASPYQQLVEKIETLSVRSEALENLIERKLKAKNQDPVSIVWN from the exons atttatgATGAGGATGAATTACTTCAAGCTAAACTGGATATTCTTAGCAAAACCAATATGATAGATTATACTATTGACATCAGGAAACAGCTTTATCCTAATTTAGAAGTACCAGAG GAGTTGAAAGCACGCCGTGCAGATGTTCTTCAAGAGCTTggttatttacaaaataatgtaTCAGTTGTTGTTGCACTTATGAATAATGAAGAAGTTATGAAGAAAATGGAGAATATGAGAGATTCTAAAgcattaaataattaccttACCCAGGAATCTGAT TTTAGGGTTGAAATGATGGACAGTTTTGTAAAACTAGCAAAATATCGGTATGAGTGTGGAAATTATTCTGTTTCCACATCATATTTATACTTTTACATGCTTATAATGTCACCAACAGATAAG aattatttaaatgtacTTTGGGGCAAATTGGCATCAGAAATCTTAGTGCAAAACTGGGAAACTGCATTAGAAGATGTAAACAAATTAAGAGAGTACATTGATAGCAATGTTATAGGAAACTCTCTTCAAGTATTACAACAAAGAACATGGCTTATTCATTGGagtttatttgtattttttaatcacGTGAAGGGTAGAGATTTAATTATCGAAATGTTCCTTTACCGACCACA TTATTTAAATGCTATTCAAACAATGTGCCCACATATATTGCGATATCTAGCCGCAGCTGTTATCGTTAATCGTTCCAGACGATCTATACTAAAGGATCTTGTAAAAGTAATACAACAGGAATCTTATACATATCGTGACCCGATTACCGAATTTCTAGAGCATTTATATgtcaattttgattttgatggAGCAAGACAAAAGTTACAGGAATGTCAAACGGTCGTATTTAATGATTTCTTCTTGATTGCATTACTAAGTGAATTTGTAGAGAATGCTCGTTTAATGATCTTCGAGACATTTTGCAGAATCCATCAGTGTATAAGCATCGG AATGCTTGCAGAAAAACTTAACATGAAAGCAGATGTAGCCGAATGTTGGATCGTTAATTTAATTCGTAATGCACGATTAGATGCCAAAATAGACAGTAAATTGGGGCATGTTGTAATGGGCGGTCAACCTGCTTCACCGTATCAACAACTggttgaaaaaattgaaactttaaGTGTACGAAGTGAAGCATTAGAAAACTTAATTGAACGCAAATTAAAAGCTAAAAACCAGGATCCTGTTAGTATAGTATGGAACTAA